A section of the Malania oleifera isolate guangnan ecotype guangnan chromosome 2, ASM2987363v1, whole genome shotgun sequence genome encodes:
- the LOC131148251 gene encoding uncharacterized protein LOC131148251, whose translation MGVALAALTTALQPGSFLYSLGKKPPVDMGELMARAQKYINLEEMMDIRGSRIEQKRKSSSREIGESYRSVKRQETSTLHASLKIRGQPSKFSTYTPLNVPRSELLMHIRKNDYVLWPKPMQTPLHKRNMSKFCAFHRDHSHYTKECIQLKKEIEALIKRGYLSKFIKKKDPQREPLEQRRPNVKEKEEQVVGEIAVIFGGSASGGDSGGSSKRYAKKVLSMEKGETSSK comes from the coding sequence ATGGGGGTGGCTTTAGCAGCCTTGACAACTGCTCTTCAGCCTGGAAGTTTCTTATACTCTCTAGGGAAAAAGCCGCCAGTGGATATGGGGGAGCTGATGGCTCGAGCACAGAAATACAtcaacctggaggagatgatggacatAAGAGGAAGTCGCATAGAACAGAAAAGGAAAAGTAGTAGCAGGGAGATAGGAGAATCCTATAGATCCGTGAAAAGACAAGAGACTAGTACACTACACGCAAGCCTAAAGATAAGAGGGCAACCtagtaagttctccacctacacacccttAAATGTACCACGCTCTGAATTACTGATGCATATTAGAAAGAATGACTATGTCTTGTGGCCCAAACCCATGCAAACACCTCTTCACAAGcgaaacatgtccaagttctgcgcattccatagggatcatagCCATTATACAAAGGAATGCATccaattgaagaaagaaatcgaagcCCTAATAAAAAGGGGATACCTgtcaaagtttataaagaaaaaagaTCCACAAAGGGAACCTCTTGAGCAGAGGAGGCCCAAcgtaaaagagaaggaagagcaggttgtaggggaaattgcggtgatctttgGAGGATCTGCTAGCGGAGGAGATAGTGGGGGTTCtagcaaaagatatgctaaaaaGGTGCTCTCGATGGAGAAGGGGGAAACAAGTAGCAAATGA
- the LOC131148252 gene encoding uncharacterized protein LOC131148252 — protein sequence MTWSHFKEVFYDRYFPATTRDAKVEKFLNPAQGHLIVQQYAAKFMELSRFAPFMVLDESKKEKRFKRDLKHRIHEQVVVLQVQNFLVLVDKATIVEMSLQRGAEMSDKRKRPMPPSFFVYARQGLWRGDSDTVGQRPNRDDRGYQVCVENDGEKCSVRRGNDGEGCLKNHEK from the exons ATGACGTGGAGTcatttcaaggaggtcttctatGATCGGTACTTCCCCGCCACTACCAGGGATGCAAAGGTGGAGAAATTTCTTAACCCAGCCCAAGGGCACCTCATCGttcagcagtacgctgccaaGTTCATGGAGTTGTCTCGTTTCGCCCCATTCATGGTTCTAGATGAATCCAAAAAAGAGAAAAGGTTTAAGAGGGACCTAAAACATAGGATCCATGAGCAGGTGGTAGTCTTACAGGTACAAAATttcttggtgttggtggataaagccaccatagtggAGATGAGCTTGCAGAGAGGTGCAGAGATGTCAGATAAGAGGAAGAGACCTATGCCTCCCAGCTTCTTTGTATATGCTAGACAGGGTTTATGGAGGGGGGACAGTGATACTGTGGGCCAGAGGCCAAATAGGGATGATCGAGGCTACCAGG TATGTGTTGAGAACGATGGGGAGAAATGCTCTGTACGTAGAGGgaatgatggggagggatgcctTAAGAACCATGAGAAGTGA